Part of the Labrus bergylta chromosome 19, fLabBer1.1, whole genome shotgun sequence genome, ACTGTTCCCTTCTAAACCACCTGTCAATCCTATTGATACATTTCTCTCTGTCAAACCAATGTCAAAAGGGATAATGTCTAACCTATACAACCTTATTTCTAAGTTGCATTGTCCCTCTATGGCTGCTATCAGAACAGCTTGGGAACAAGACCTAGGCTTTACTTTTTCGGACAACATATGGGATTTAATCCTTAAACGTGTGCACTCTTCTTCCTTGTGTGCCCGTCATGCTCTTTTGCAGTTTAAAGTAGTGAATCGCATTCATATATCTAAAACCAAATTGGCTCGCATGTATCCTGATGTTGACCCTACTTGTGATAAATGTAAAGGTGCTCCTGGCTTGCTCGTTCACATGTATTGGTCTTGTCCCGCTTTAGCTCAATTCTGGACATCATTTTTCCAAACTATGTCAGAGATACTTCACCACCAATTTCTGCCATACCCTTTGACTGCTATCTTTGGCATATCTCCAGATTCAGACCTGCCAAAAGCAAAACTCAATGTCCTGGCCTTTATGTCTTTCCTGGCCCGGCGAGCAATTTTACTTAAGTGGAGAGACCCTATCCCGCCGTCCTTGTCGCACTGGATCAGAGATACAATGACctattactgttttttttttttctttccttatttttcttggtatgatttatttgtttttgtaaagttctttattttctttttttcttttctttctttctttctttcttttttctttctcgtCCAAGTATTTTGTTGGGTGGGGGGGTGGTAGTTTGGGGTGTGTTACTGCATCCTATATACCAACATAACTCTTAAATGCAACTCGGCTTCCTTTAGAGTTCGCAGGAAGGACTGCCCTTATCTGTAcagatgtgtttattgttgaccTTGACCTTTTATTATTCAGAATGTGACTTCTAGgtacagctgtggttgtttgtcGTCTGGATTAGGCTTGTCTcatttttggatgttttgtgACATGTATGAGTGTTTTTGTTAAAGGTGGGTggggggaagaaaagaaaaatatttcccTGTACAGTAAAAGCTATTTTCTGTTATTATCTTTCAATAAAAAGAGCGTTGAAAGAAAATGTATCGATGTAAGTCAGATAACCTGAATCTGAatctttttattcttaaatttCAGCTTTTCAAAgcaaattgttttaaaagtctACTCAGAACAGTTTTGAAGTAATCGATGACGCACACAACAGTTACAGAGTTGAGAAGTGTATCTGCTTTGAACCTGCATTACCTGTGCTCTGTTTGATAATGAGCTGCTTTGACTTCCACAGCAGGATGAGTACCATATGCTCCATCTGGTGTGCGCCTCAAGAACCCCTCCCAGCTCCCCGAAGCCCCCCCGCAGCCATAGTAATAAGCCTCAGGAGAGCTCGTCCGGTCCCACGGTAGGTCAGCCACACACTCATCACACCTTCCCATTCATTTCATCATCCACATATTCCCTTTCATCACCCAGCTCTCTCCTGTTATCTACATTTCCCTGAGGATTAAAGAGGCATCATTTGTCTTTCATCCAAAAAGGATCATTAACCATGACTTATATTTtggaactctttttttttctggttacAGCCACCGCAGAACTCTACTGGTTCTTTCACTGGTCAGCAAAGCAGGCCATATCCAGCAGAGAGCCTTGATGGACTCAGACAGAGAACTGGACACTTTCCAGATCTGCATATGTATCCACAATTTATGCACAGGTAAGCCTTTGGACTGCTGAAAGTTTGGTAACTACTGCAGTGATAGTTAGGGTACTTAACTGTTAACTTAACTTGACTTAACTGATGTAGAaagtagagacaagaaaacatatttatattttcatttcattgtacagtgttttttgtattatatcttcgctttaatacagtgtatagcttctgtacagtttttttttatttacttaactttttttcttataatgctattttattttatatatgattttaacttttttgtagaagctgactcagggagaaatgcacaaaaattccaatgtacctgtactgtcctgtacctgtgcagatggcaataaacatctactCTATTCTGAACTGAGCAAATTTACTACAACAAGAAACTTAGGACAAATAACAcaagaagaagtcaaagtgtTCCTAGCTTGTCCTACGGTTCAAGAATCGGGTCTGAATcagagcaaaaacatttttatagtttttaaatCACTGTTGCCAGCTTCTTTGAACCATTCATATTTGTAACGAGATCGGTTTGTGGTGTTAAGTGCAACATTTTGAACAATATACTTTACATCTCCATGTAGTTTGCTAGCTCACCAAGACAGTTGGTGTTGTATTGTCAATACAGTTCAAACGTGGAAGTCAACCGGAGGACCATCACTGTaaagttgtgatgtcacaacttagcagaaaatgtgttgagACCATTTCTGAGTACAGGCAGTATGCacttttctatttatttacaatatatgACTGAAGCACTTTCTACAGTAAGGgtctttaaagttaaaaacatgagaaatgcgtgtgtgtgtgtgtgtgtgtagcattgTAAATGTAACTGTTCTAACTTGACTTGCTTTCTTTCCAGCTGGAATCAGTACCCCCCGCAGACATTTCCTGCAACAAACACGCCTGCTTACTACAACCCCATGACACTGATGTGGTGGCAGCAGCTTTACGCCCAGCAGTACTACATGCATTAGTAAGTTCTCTTCATGTTTGTGTCCCTACTTTTCCCCTGAATGTTGACTgaagtaatgtttttttaacttctcgTCCCCCGGCAGTCACTTACTGGCTGCGTCCTCTCAGCACCTGCTGCCAGAACAGCCCTCTCCTCAGTTTAACCAGCACGATCCTCTGGCCCAGCTGCCGCAGAGAAATCGCCGTGGCAACCCTGAAGTTCAGATGAACGCACAGGGAGGGGAGATCATGAATGAGGAGGAGCTAAACCGAGATTGGCTGGACTGGGTGTACACATTTGCACGCACTGCAATCTTACTGAGCGTAGTTTACTTCTACTCGTCCTTCAGCCGATTCGTCATGGTGATGATGGCCATGCTGGTGCTCTACCTGTGAGTGCTTAGAATATTTGACCCATGAGTTTTACAAGCACCTCAGATAGATTTTAACTTTAAAGGAAACCCAGTGTTATCTCACAAATATACTTGACATGATGCTCTAAGTTTCTGTTTTATGCAGCATTTAAGGGTATTTGTATTACACCTATGCAGCTGGAAGGCAGCGCTCAAATAAATCAGtgataaattaaatgtttaatccACCAAAGGGATGGAATCTGATAAGTTTCTTGTTGTAATTACTCCTTAAAGGTGTGTGTAATTAGGTTTATGGAAAGTTGTCAGAGAACCAGGCTGACTAAGGTTGTAATTTTGGgccaaaatatatatttttttctgtaccaCAGCCGGGACAACTCAAGTTTTACTCAGATGAAAGGATAACGTTTTATGAACACTGTGGAAACTTTgtaatcttattttttttatttctgtttttaagacATCAAGCCGGCTGGTTTCCCTTTAACTTGGAGAATGAACTCTTTCCTGACAGAGCCAATCAGGATGAGATGGAGGCAGAGCTGCATAACCTGGACTTACAAGAAATGGTAGCTACCTTTGATCTGTTTCAGTTTTAAGAGTCTGCAGCACAAGCCCTTCAAGCTTCCAGATAACAATACTATgacatcaaaacaataacacttAACTGCAGATCCAAATCCAATGCATTAAATAGTGTTTAAAGTTCAATTGAAAACAGGtagagtatttaaaaaaatgttaaacccATTAAACAACAATattcaaggtttattttttctcgacttgcaaaaaaaaattacttttgatgatctcaattcaacaacaaatTGTCAATTTAAAGTTGTTACTATGGGTCGTTACATTTGTAAAACATACTGTGTCTCCCTTGATTGTCCTCTTCTAATTTGACTTTATCCTTTGCAGGAAGGACTGATGGATGACGGCTCGGATGACGATGGGGAAAGCGGCGAGGAAGGAGTAGATGATCCCAACAGCGGCCCCCACACGGGCTTCCTGTCCTCCACGTGGtccttcatcatcaccttctTCATGTCACTCATCCCTGAGGGGCCGCAGAATGCTGCAAACTGAACCATGAGCCACTACAGATCTCCACTGGGACacgttttcttttctctgtaaCAGGAGGACATATATCCTACCTGCTTGGGGAAACTCCTCCTATAACAATGCAGTGTTATATTTTTCCCGTTTTTCCACTTTGTTACAAATCAAGGACTTTGAGCCAAGACACAAACGACTGATTTCATctgtaaaaaaaggaaatggtcCCTTGATTAGGATTCCCTTTGtctgcagaaagacaaaaaacaacataattttTAGTTAGCCTGCTACATGCGAGGAGTGCTAGTGATGCCTTGTAAAAAATAGTTGTAAATTCGTTATTTGTGTCACTTATAAAATAGGGACAACGGCACATGTATAAAGTGAAACCGATATAGCACTACTTTTGCTTAACctgattttgtttcctttaagaAATTGCGTTATTTGTTGAAATAGTTTAATTTTTATTGTAAAGATTTTTTGTTACATTTGCTGTATCCAAATAAGGCAACTTCAAAAAAGGCAACATAAGTCCAAAGGCTGAACCTGAGCGAATAAATGAAACATGTAGCGTCTGTGATAACTTAACATGTGTTTATAAGATGTGTCTgaactctttgtgtgtgttgtgctgatGACAGTGTTGCTGGAGCAGAGTGAAACAGTGTACCACTTGTTCTCTCCAAGAGTAAAGAAGAATTACCTTCTATTGTCTGCTTGTTACATGAAGCATTGCATCACTTCACAGTTCATGTTGGACCAAACCAAACAAATGTCTTGGTAAGAAGTATAAACATTATAAGTCAGTGGAACTTGGGTCAAaacaattttttctttttacaatttaatcgtacatactttattaatccctgagggaaaatcaggtttacactgttattgagagacatccttgtcacacacacaaacaggacctatggacatgcattaaatGAGCGATGTCAGAGTGCTACGCAGGGTGCTACCCAGGGTTGGGTTTTCGGGAAGTAACCAgttcagcaaccagaccaacttccatatacCGCACCGGGGCTTGAgccctctgattcccaacctgagtccctacagactttgtttgatttctttcaaGCGGAGGAGCTGAGATCTTCACCCATGGCCATGTCCTTTACAATGAATGACATCCTGTCCCTACAGGCTGCTAAAGCGAGGTAGTCAGCCCTGAGAGACAACAGTTGAATCTTACTGTATTGCTGACAGACTATTGATGACTAAAGGATAATATCAGtcatctataaaaaaaaatatttattattagaAAATCTGAGCAATGCATAGCAGACTTACGTGTCAAATAATTCcttgctttttgtttgtgttgccaAATCAAAGTTACGCAATAGCGATCTTGAAAAGCCAAAAATGATAAAGTCTCACTTACATAGATTTCAGGACTACGTTGacttattttaaatgattctgaatatgtcagaaaatgtgtgtttatgttcaaaCCACCTATCTGTATTAACCATTATTTCTTACTATCTACACTAAAGCTCCTCCAAGTCTAgatataaatgaaaataaaaactttttgcaAGCAAGATGGCACACAAAGTTATCTCTAAAGATGACACAATGTCTGTGGAAAAGACGGTACAGTGTGGAAATGTTACTTTTCAACACTTGTTCTGGCTCTCTCTCCTGTAAGATAGATCTCTGCTGCCACCCTCTGTCTCCAACATGAAATAGATCCAAGGTTTAGAAACAGAACTGGGCCTTCTCAttgcatcttcactggtctgACTGGAACTTTTCCAATGCTGGATATTTAAAAGATAGATTTAAAGTATATGGAGTACAAATATATGCCCTTATTTTAGTTATCACCTAAACATTTCCATTGGGAAGATTGTTTTTTGAGAATTCTGACCAAGATAATTTAGCATTttacagtttgaaaataaaatataataaaatataccTCTCCTCTTAAACtatgagacacacacaacttaaATAGGATCATACTCTCCTATAGAGCTGTAATTcaaatgaagacagaaaaaaaaaaatcaccatgtATTCACTTTTATTGCTTTGCACAAATTGGCCATGACACAAAGGTCATTGTTCAAGGATGCTGTGTGCTTCATTGATGCTATGTGTCTGTACagcacaacaaatacatttgtactgagtgataaagggtcaaatctCCACCCTCTATGTTGTTGACATCCACCCTTAAGAGCTAACATAATTAAAATGATGTCATGTGAAAATAGGGCATTTTCCATCAAAATAAACACTATTATTATGAAATTACATGACTGGTGGATGTTCACTTCATTGTGATGTTCACCAGATCAGATGACTCACATTGTATATCAAATGGTCCATACAGTATGTTTAGGGAAATAATCATTTGtgtaaaaacagatgtttggcAGAATGTTACTGACTCCATTTCTGTTGTTGACGGTACAATCATTTGACATTCactgatcattaaaaaaaaacagtacctCAATATTGATTACAGAGCTTTAAATGTGAGCATATACTAGAGCTGTGAcagtaaacagacacacactgactttAGAGTTACATATGCATGGAAGAtaaattacattgtttaagtcAGTGGCTCAGACTACCACCTTCACACAGATGCTAATTAACACTACAACAGATATGATGGGCCGTTTACTGCTTCACTCTTGTACAATAATGACAGTCTGTCTTTGGCATTTATGTGCCACCTTGTGTATACCTGTACATCCGTTCTGAACACAAGATAAATAACCAGCTTTGACAAGGCACGCAAGCTAATGTCCGTATTTGTCACTGTAgctacacacagacagagctgaTGAAACGCACAGAAATCATCTCACTAGTTATTATCTGCCTGAACAGTAGCCACATTCATGAGTCCATACTCTGCACAGTATGGGATACTTATTGCTAAAAACACGACTGCACGTAGCAAAATAAGAACAACTTCATAgaatattctatttttttttacatttactgtAGAAATATTTTGCATAAAATGATTTGCAGCGCGAAACATCCAGATTTATCTCTacactgcacacagacacatcaaCACCAACAATAATACAGACAGTATAAAAAACAGGCGCAACTATCTCATTAATATTCTCTTTTTTACTTTGCACCTTTGCTATGGTTTATGATTTACAGACTTTATTAAAACAGTTGCGACACCAGCGATGAGAGGTGGGCAGTTAATTATCGCCACCTTGTGACAAAAATATCAAGTGACCAGAGTCAGAAATCGTTCAAGATTCCTGAGTTCTTTAACTGATGTTTGCACTACAGCTCTAGAGATACGGTGAGAGGaggaacctttttttatttttaaaatcattaatacGCTATACTCTGTTTTAGGTAAGAAACTATACTGGCAAAGTGCTTCCTGTACAGTACAGACTTCATATGGCCTCTTATGTAGGGTTTCTACTATGTTACATATGAAAATATTAGAGcttaaatacaaacatacatactGAAGTTTCTATAACTTCACATACAATATTAACAGTGAGGTTTACAGTGAAATAACTGAACTTGAACATAACTGAAGTTATGAGCAGCAATATCAATACTGAGTTCTCTCACGCACACCAGAGAGATGATCCAGTTCTACAAAGATGTATGAATTAGTAGTGTGGTGTAGTACTGTCTGAATGTGTCCTTGTTTTGGTTTGTGTATAAAACAGTACCAAATCAATTATTAAATATAATCCACTGGCAGCAACAGTACCTGTATGGCTTTCATCTAATGAGTTTCTATCTAATGTAAAACCAAAGAAACAGTGCAGGTAAACACATGGTGCATGAATAACATACcagaaacagtaaaataaaattaaaatatacagaaaaatTCTGTTCCAAGATCCCCACCAGTGAGGCCTGTTCCTTTGGCATCTGTGGTTTTAATGGGTGACATGTTTGCAGGAGTTCCTAAACAGTGAGTGTCGGTGGGCAGTAACTGCAGAATTCCTTCATTCCTCAAAGATGTGCCCTCTGCAGGAAAACGATGCAGCCGTCTGCACACCTCGAGACTTGTCTGGAGTAGGACTTACAGTTCTGGGGGGCCGCGCCTGCTGCTCTGAAGAAGGGCACGCTGCAGCAGCCCCCTCGGACCATCAAGATGGTACCCGTCAGTGGGAGAGAGTGTTGTGTGGGAGGAGGTGTCAGGAGGGGATGAGGGCCTCTGATCACAGGAAGGCCTCGGCAGTGGAACTTCCTCCTGGTATATCTGGGCTGACATCAACTCTAACACAAGCCACCTTTTCCTGACTGAATAGAGAAGATGAGGGACAAGATG contains:
- the LOC109988679 gene encoding homocysteine-responsive endoplasmic reticulum-resident ubiquitin-like domain member 2 protein: MDPGVVDGLVTLVIRAPNQKYNDQTINCCQNWTVEKLKAHLSDVYPSKPSSKDQRLVYSGKLLLDHFTLKDVLRKQDEYHMLHLVCASRTPPSSPKPPRSHSNKPQESSSGPTPPQNSTGSFTGQQSRPYPAESLDGLRQRTGHFPDLHMYPQFMHSWNQYPPQTFPATNTPAYYNPMTLMWWQQLYAQQYYMHYHLLAASSQHLLPEQPSPQFNQHDPLAQLPQRNRRGNPEVQMNAQGGEIMNEEELNRDWLDWVYTFARTAILLSVVYFYSSFSRFVMVMMAMLVLYLHQAGWFPFNLENELFPDRANQDEMEAELHNLDLQEMEGLMDDGSDDDGESGEEGVDDPNSGPHTGFLSSTWSFIITFFMSLIPEGPQNAAN